A portion of the Lathamus discolor isolate bLatDis1 chromosome 5, bLatDis1.hap1, whole genome shotgun sequence genome contains these proteins:
- the DSTN gene encoding destrin: protein MASGVQVADEVCRIFYDMKVRKCSTPEEIKKRKKAVIFCLSPDKKCIIVEEGKEILVGDVGVTVTDPFKHFVQMLPEKDCRYALYDASFETKESKKEELMFFLWAPEQAPLKSKMIYASSKDAIKKKFQGIKHECQANGPEDLNRACIAEKLGGSLVVAFEGSPV from the exons ATG GCATCTGGAGTACAAGTTGCTGATGAGGTATGCCGTATTTTCTATGACATGAAAGTGCGGAAGTGCTCTACGCCTGAGGAAatcaagaagaggaagaaggctGTCATCTTCTGCCTCAGTCCAGATAAAAAGTGCATTATTGTGGAAGAAGGCAAAGAGATTCTGGTGGGAGATGTCGGTGTGACGGTTACCGACCCTTTCAAGCACTTTGTGCAGATGCTTCCCGAGAAGGATTGCCGTTATGCCTTGTATGATGCAAGCTTCGAGACCAAGGAATCCAAAAAAGAAGAGCTGATGTTTTTCTTGTG GGCACCAGAACAAGCACCCCTCAAAAGCAAGATGATCTACGCAAGCTCCAAGGATGCAATCAAAAAGAAGTTTCAAG GCATAAAGCATGAATGCCAAGCAAATGGGCCAGAGGACCTCAACCGAGCTTGCATTGCTGAGAAGCTAGGAGGCTCCCTAGTCGTAGCTTTTGAAGGAAGTCCCGTGTAG